One region of Brachybacterium saurashtrense genomic DNA includes:
- the efp gene encoding elongation factor P — MATTNDLKNGMVLVIDQQLWSVVEFQHVKPGKGPAFVRTKLKNVMTGKGVDKTFNAGVKVETATVDRRDMQYSYLDGDMYVFMDTSTWEQTSLTAEIVGDAKDFMGENQDVVVAFHEGNALFVELPQNVVLEIEETEPGLQGDRSSGGTKPARLSTGREIQVPLFINIGDSVRVGTANGEYKDRV, encoded by the coding sequence ATGGCGACGACGAACGACCTCAAGAACGGAATGGTGCTGGTCATCGACCAGCAGCTGTGGAGCGTGGTCGAGTTCCAGCACGTCAAGCCCGGCAAGGGCCCCGCCTTCGTGCGCACCAAGCTGAAGAACGTGATGACCGGCAAGGGCGTGGACAAGACGTTCAACGCCGGCGTCAAGGTGGAGACCGCCACGGTGGACCGCCGCGACATGCAGTACTCGTACCTCGACGGGGACATGTACGTGTTCATGGACACCAGCACCTGGGAGCAGACGAGCCTCACCGCGGAGATCGTCGGCGACGCCAAGGACTTCATGGGCGAGAACCAGGACGTGGTGGTCGCCTTCCACGAGGGCAACGCGCTGTTCGTCGAGCTGCCGCAGAACGTGGTGCTCGAGATCGAGGAGACGGAGCCGGGCCTGCAGGGCGACCGCTCCAGCGGCGGCACCAAGCCGGCCCGCCTCTCCACCGGCCGCGAGATCCAGGTCCCGCTGTTCATCAACATCGGCGACTCCGTGCGCGTGGGCACCGCGAACGGCGAGTACAAGGACCGTGTCTGA
- a CDS encoding MarR family transcriptional regulator: MFVLSLSGRPGHGRTAADPVPELLAALDPLELPLPPERTAGPEMLVLAGRAETALEVLLRAVESGAVAVGLGIGAVPAPLPDSVRELSGPALEASAEAVRSALTTSQVPLAVRAADARHADTAADAEAVLRLIGWMIRTRNRGQWQAVRALRAEPQITQRALAEQLGVTQQTVSRAVKTSGWREESAAHPLAVRLLSMIDLTSAR, from the coding sequence ATGTTCGTCCTGTCCCTCTCCGGCCGGCCCGGCCACGGCCGCACCGCCGCGGATCCCGTGCCGGAGCTGCTGGCCGCCCTCGACCCCCTGGAGCTGCCGCTGCCGCCGGAGCGGACGGCCGGCCCGGAGATGCTCGTGCTGGCCGGTCGCGCCGAGACCGCGCTGGAGGTGCTGCTGCGCGCCGTGGAGAGCGGTGCGGTCGCCGTCGGACTGGGGATCGGCGCGGTGCCCGCGCCGCTGCCGGACTCCGTGCGGGAGCTGTCCGGTCCCGCCCTGGAGGCGTCCGCGGAGGCGGTGCGCAGCGCCCTGACCACCTCGCAGGTGCCGCTGGCGGTGCGCGCGGCCGATGCCCGCCACGCCGACACCGCCGCCGACGCCGAGGCCGTGCTGCGCCTGATCGGCTGGATGATCCGCACCCGCAACCGGGGCCAGTGGCAGGCCGTCCGCGCCCTGCGCGCCGAGCCGCAGATCACGCAGCGCGCCCTGGCCGAGCAGCTCGGCGTCACCCAGCAGACGGTCTCCCGGGCGGTGAAGACCAGCGGCTGGCGCGAGGAGAGCGCCGCCCACCCGCTCGCCGTGCGTCTGCTGAGCATGATCGACCTCACGTCCGCCCGCTGA
- the pyrR gene encoding bifunctional pyr operon transcriptional regulator/uracil phosphoribosyltransferase PyrR produces the protein MTTNTPTGSGPTPQEGDALRAEERSRVLGPDEIRRSLTRIAHEILESGHGADDLVLLGIPHRGVPLARRLAELIARAEGREDAADPTELYGALDITMYRDDLRSNPTRAPRPTRIPRAGVDGRIVVLVDDVLYSGRTIRAALDALGALGRPAAVRLAVLVDRGHRELPIRADHVGKNLPTARSERVHVQLVETDGEDAVEIVRPAAAHEEAGA, from the coding sequence ATGACCACGAACACCCCGACGGGCTCCGGCCCGACCCCCCAGGAGGGCGACGCCCTCCGTGCCGAGGAGCGATCCCGCGTGCTCGGCCCGGACGAGATCCGGCGCTCGCTCACGCGCATCGCGCACGAGATCCTCGAGAGCGGCCACGGCGCCGACGACCTCGTGCTGCTGGGCATCCCGCACCGCGGGGTGCCGCTGGCCCGCCGCCTGGCCGAGCTGATCGCCCGCGCCGAGGGCCGCGAGGACGCCGCCGACCCCACCGAGCTGTACGGCGCGCTGGACATCACGATGTACCGCGACGACCTGCGCTCGAACCCCACCCGCGCCCCGCGCCCCACCCGCATCCCGCGCGCCGGCGTGGACGGGCGGATCGTCGTGCTCGTCGACGACGTGCTCTACTCCGGGCGCACCATCCGCGCGGCGCTGGACGCGCTCGGCGCCCTGGGCCGGCCCGCCGCGGTGCGGCTCGCCGTTCTGGTGGACCGCGGCCACCGCGAGCTGCCGATCCGCGCCGACCACGTGGGCAAGAACCTGCCCACCGCCCGCAGCGAGCGGGTGCACGTGCAGCTCGTCGAGACGGACGGCGAGGACGCGGTGGAGATCGTGCGCCCCGCCGCGGCGCACGAGGAGGCGGGCGCATGA
- a CDS encoding ABC-F family ATP-binding cassette domain-containing protein, whose amino-acid sequence MITVHDLAIRVGARLLMSGVSFQVTDGDRIGLVGRNGAGKTTLTKVLSGTLDPSEGSVEVAGELGYLPQDTHSGEDTEPVLSRILSARGLDGILKKLRRAEEEMGDMSLSEARREKAMNRYPRIEAELEAAGGYAAEAEAKRMAANLGLPNRLLEQELGTLSGGQRRRVELARILFSQASTMILDEPTNHLDHDSIVWLREYLMSYRGGLIVISHDVELVEQVVNKVFYLDANRAHIDIYNMGWKQYLRQREDDEKRRKRERANAEKKATQLTAQAEKMRAKATKAVAAQNMLRRAERMLDGVEGERQQDRVASLRFPKPAPCGKTPLMAEDLSKSYGSLEIFTGVDLAIDRGSKVVILGLNGAGKTTLLRILAGVDASDTGGLLPGHGLRVGYYAQEHETLDLDRTVLENMMTAAYELPEVEARKILGSFLFTGDDVYKPARVLSGGEKTRLALAALVVSSANVLLLDEPTNNLDPASREEILGALAAFEGAVVLVSHDPGAVAALSPERVLMMPDAVEDLWNAEYQELIELA is encoded by the coding sequence GTGATCACCGTGCACGACCTCGCCATCCGCGTCGGCGCCCGGCTGCTCATGAGCGGCGTGTCCTTCCAGGTCACCGACGGAGACAGGATCGGCCTGGTGGGCCGCAACGGCGCCGGCAAGACCACGCTCACCAAGGTGCTCTCGGGCACGCTGGACCCCTCCGAGGGCAGCGTCGAGGTGGCCGGCGAGCTCGGCTACCTCCCGCAGGACACCCACAGCGGCGAGGACACCGAACCGGTGCTCTCGCGGATCCTCTCCGCGCGCGGCCTCGACGGGATCCTGAAGAAGCTGCGGCGCGCGGAGGAGGAGATGGGGGACATGTCCCTCTCCGAGGCCCGCCGGGAGAAGGCGATGAACCGCTACCCGCGCATCGAGGCGGAGCTCGAGGCGGCGGGCGGCTACGCGGCGGAGGCCGAGGCCAAGCGCATGGCCGCGAACCTGGGACTGCCCAACCGCCTGCTGGAGCAGGAGCTCGGCACCCTCTCCGGCGGTCAGCGCCGCCGCGTGGAGCTGGCGCGCATCCTGTTCTCGCAGGCCTCCACGATGATCCTCGACGAGCCCACCAACCACCTCGACCACGACTCCATCGTGTGGCTGCGGGAGTACCTCATGAGCTACCGCGGCGGGCTGATCGTGATCAGCCACGACGTGGAGCTCGTCGAGCAGGTGGTCAACAAGGTGTTCTACCTCGACGCGAACCGCGCGCACATCGACATCTACAACATGGGCTGGAAGCAGTACCTGCGCCAGCGCGAGGACGACGAGAAGCGCCGCAAGCGGGAGCGCGCCAACGCGGAGAAGAAAGCCACCCAGCTCACCGCCCAGGCGGAGAAGATGCGCGCCAAGGCCACCAAGGCCGTCGCGGCCCAGAACATGCTGCGGCGCGCCGAGCGGATGCTCGACGGCGTCGAGGGGGAGCGGCAGCAGGACCGCGTGGCCTCGCTGCGCTTCCCCAAGCCCGCTCCCTGCGGGAAGACCCCGCTGATGGCGGAGGACCTCTCGAAGTCCTACGGCAGCCTCGAGATCTTCACCGGCGTGGACCTCGCCATCGACCGCGGCTCGAAGGTGGTGATCCTGGGCCTGAACGGCGCCGGCAAGACGACCCTGCTGCGGATCCTCGCGGGCGTGGACGCCTCGGACACCGGTGGCCTGCTGCCCGGGCACGGCCTGCGCGTGGGCTACTACGCCCAGGAGCACGAGACGCTGGACCTGGACCGCACCGTGCTGGAGAACATGATGACCGCGGCGTACGAGCTGCCGGAGGTCGAGGCCCGCAAGATCCTGGGCTCCTTCCTGTTCACCGGGGACGACGTGTACAAGCCGGCCCGGGTTCTCTCCGGCGGGGAGAAGACCCGCCTGGCGCTCGCGGCGCTGGTGGTCTCCAGCGCGAACGTGCTGCTGCTGGACGAGCCGACGAACAACCTCGACCCGGCCAGCCGCGAGGAGATCCTGGGAGCGCTGGCCGCCTTCGAGGGCGCCGTGGTGCTGGTCTCCCACGATCCCGGCGCGGTCGCGGCGCTCAGCCCGGAGCGGGTGCTGATGATGCCGGACGCGGTCGAGGACCTCTGGAACGCCGAGTACCAGGAGCTCATCGAGCTGGCCTGA
- the nusB gene encoding transcription antitermination factor NusB: MSDAPSSEGAGAPSAPRAPGLPMPTREGAEVEFERTVPARADRLHGRSRDRIRAIDVLFEADAKQGDVLALLAERLRRTAAQTPLPQRARDLVELYAPHAVDIDEDLATHSRDWPLHRMPAVDRAILRLGAAEVLYGEEESARGAIIGEYTKIAEVLSTDDSPRFVNGLLQRLVDVKGLLA; this comes from the coding sequence GTGAGCGACGCTCCCTCCTCCGAGGGCGCCGGGGCGCCGTCCGCGCCCCGCGCCCCCGGCCTGCCGATGCCCACCCGCGAGGGGGCCGAGGTCGAGTTCGAGCGCACCGTGCCGGCCCGCGCCGACCGGCTGCACGGCCGCTCCCGGGACCGGATCCGCGCGATCGACGTGCTCTTCGAGGCCGACGCCAAGCAGGGCGACGTGCTCGCGCTGCTCGCCGAGCGCCTGCGGCGCACCGCCGCGCAGACCCCGCTCCCGCAGCGCGCGCGCGATCTGGTGGAGCTGTACGCGCCCCATGCCGTCGACATCGACGAGGACCTCGCCACCCATTCGCGGGACTGGCCGCTGCACCGCATGCCCGCGGTGGATCGGGCGATCCTGCGCCTGGGCGCCGCGGAGGTGCTCTACGGGGAGGAGGAGTCGGCGCGCGGGGCGATCATCGGCGAGTACACGAAGATCGCCGAGGTGCTCTCCACCGACGACTCCCCGCGCTTCGTCAACGGGCTGCTGCAGCGGCTCGTGGACGTCAAGGGGCTGCTCGCCTGA